In the genome of Hydractinia symbiolongicarpus strain clone_291-10 chromosome 5, HSymV2.1, whole genome shotgun sequence, one region contains:
- the LOC130646343 gene encoding disintegrin and metalloproteinase domain-containing protein 23-like encodes MSRKLSLLKNKSAMIYKVACAFITLLQVVSVVSIHAKLTRVSFEPQSRYYNITVSINKSWELHCFTLVRHTLSYEDKKNHLDSTKFEINGSRKHFTLHLHKNRYLLPSAFVVISQLDNGTDHIEKAIEQCYYHGHLGNPERTAVAVDTCNGLKGIIQDDNGEEYFIEPHVLYKTSSEYHNKHVLYKTKDLKIKKQGMCGNNLTADAYFKEINTKNYIHLPTI; translated from the exons ATGTCTAG aAAATTATCACTGCTTAAAAATAAGAGTGCAATGATCTATAAAGTTGCATGTGCTTTTATTACTTTGTTACAAGTTGTTTCAG TGGTGTCAATCCATGCCAAATTAACCAG AGTTAGTTTTGAGCCACAAAGCAGATATTACAACATAACTGTATCTATCAACAAATCTTGGGAATTACATTGTTTTACGCTTGTAAGACACA CTTTAAGCTATGAAGATAAA aaaaatcaCTTAGACTCAACAAAGTTTGAGATCAATGGATCTCGAAAACATTTCACACTTCATTTACACAAAAACAG GTATCTACTTCCATCCGCATTTGTGGTGATAAGCCAACTAGATAATGGTACCGATCATATCGAGAAG GCCATTGAACAATGTTATTATCATGGTCACCTTGGCAACCCTGAAAGAACAGCAGTAGCAGTGGACACATGCAATGGTTTAAA GGGAATAATTCAAGATGACAATGGAGAGGAATATTTCATAGAGCCTCATGTCCTTTACAAGACAAGTTCT gaGTATCACAATAAGCATGTGCTGTATAAAACAAAAGATCTAAAGATTAAAAAACAGGGCATGTGTG GAAATAACCTTACTGCAGATGCATACTTCAaagaaataaacacaaaaaactaCATTCATCTTCCGACCATTTAA
- the LOC130644170 gene encoding disintegrin and metalloproteinase domain-containing protein 19-like isoform X1, with translation MLFTKTAQCATGPCCDKCKFKAQGKLCRDKLDKDCDLPEYCTGKSSECPRNFYVKDGVSCHGNKAYCFRGSCKSHDTQCQILWGPNAVKAHNVCFTQNEKSANEWGNCGKNNRGEFIPCAKADILCGEIQCAGKSNDRPLPTFPVIGSNRKRNKIIYTYRQKIIQCVMGVTSLGDDLFNPTLTPDGIKCGDNAICMDQKCVNISSLTHIKNCRKDTCLNGGVCNNNGHCHCPPGYACPNCLFVGPGGSLDSGQVCIGGY, from the exons ATGCTGTTCACCAAAACAGCACAATGTGCAACTGGACCCTGTTGTGACAAATGcaag tttaaagctCAAGGGAAACTTTGTCGGGATAAACTTGACAAAGATTGTGATTTACCAGAATATTGTACTGGCAAATCTAGCGAg TGTCCAAGAAATTTTTATGTAAAGGATGGTGTTTCTTGTCATGGCAATAAG GCATATTGCTTTAGAGGTTCGTGCAAAAGCCATGATACACAATGTCAAATATTATGGGGACCAA ATGCTGTGAAAGCTCACAATGTTTGTTTCACACAGAATGAAAAATCTGCGAATGAGTGGGGaaattgtggaaaaaataaCCGTGGTGAATTTATACCATGTGCAAAAgc AGATATATTATGTGGCGAAATTCAATGTGCTGGAAAGTCAAATGATCGCCCATTACCTACGTTTCCAGTTATCGGAAGTAATCGCAagcgaaataaaattatttacacCTACCGTCAAAAGATCATTCAATGTGT aatggGCGTGACATCATTAGGAGATGATTTGTTTAATCCAACGTTAACTCCTGATGGCATAAAATGCGGAGACAATGCA atttgcATGGACCAGAAATGTGTAAATATATCGTCTCTCACACATATTAAAAATTGTCGAAAGGATACTTGTCTCAATGGTGGG GTCTGCAACAATAACGGTCACTGCCATTGTCCTCCTGGATATGCATGTCCTAACTGTCTATTTGTTGGTCCTGGTGGAAGTTTAGACTCCGGTCAGGTTTGCATAGGTGGCTATTAG
- the LOC130644170 gene encoding zinc metalloproteinase-disintegrin-like bothrojarin-1 isoform X2 gives MLFTKTAQCATGPCCDKCKFKAQGKLCRDKLDKDCDLPEYCTGKSSECPRNFYVKDGVSCHGNKAYCFRGSCKSHDTQCQILWGPNAVKAHNVCFTQNEKSANEWGNCGKNNRGEFIPCAKADILCGEIQCAGKSNDRPLPTFPVIGSNRKRNKIIYTYRQKIIQCVMGVTSLGDDLFNPTLTPDGIKCGDNAICMDQKCVNISSLTHIKNCRKDTCLNGGIKYGKMCHQMDFHMQNHISCPLCKQ, from the exons ATGCTGTTCACCAAAACAGCACAATGTGCAACTGGACCCTGTTGTGACAAATGcaag tttaaagctCAAGGGAAACTTTGTCGGGATAAACTTGACAAAGATTGTGATTTACCAGAATATTGTACTGGCAAATCTAGCGAg TGTCCAAGAAATTTTTATGTAAAGGATGGTGTTTCTTGTCATGGCAATAAG GCATATTGCTTTAGAGGTTCGTGCAAAAGCCATGATACACAATGTCAAATATTATGGGGACCAA ATGCTGTGAAAGCTCACAATGTTTGTTTCACACAGAATGAAAAATCTGCGAATGAGTGGGGaaattgtggaaaaaataaCCGTGGTGAATTTATACCATGTGCAAAAgc AGATATATTATGTGGCGAAATTCAATGTGCTGGAAAGTCAAATGATCGCCCATTACCTACGTTTCCAGTTATCGGAAGTAATCGCAagcgaaataaaattatttacacCTACCGTCAAAAGATCATTCAATGTGT aatggGCGTGACATCATTAGGAGATGATTTGTTTAATCCAACGTTAACTCCTGATGGCATAAAATGCGGAGACAATGCA atttgcATGGACCAGAAATGTGTAAATATATCGTCTCTCACACATATTAAAAATTGTCGAAAGGATACTTGTCTCAATGGTGGG aTAAAATATGGAAAAATGTGTCACCAGATGGATTTCCACAtgcaaaaccacatttcatgtCCATTGTGCAAACAGTAA
- the LOC130644167 gene encoding zinc metalloproteinase-disintegrin-like EoMP06 gives MLLICRCVYAFLISLQIVAALSYEDEVTTYEIVEPIHLGSLSRNRRDLSTRTGEKENHLDSTKFEINGFHKHFTLHLHKNRYLLPSSFVVISQLDDGTDHIEKGIEHCYYHGHLGNPEETAVAVDTCNGLKGIIQDETGEEYFIEPHVLHNKNYEYHNKHVLYKTKDLKIKKQGMCGHNHTGDEYHNELNFLFNSKKKSPLFSDHFRKRRATENKKYIEVIVVLDKRSYNKRGTVQATITRGVEVMNFVDLVYKTMNTRIALTGVIVWNVVDKIHVTEKAGDTLGEFRKYSVDVIHGSLNLNPDNIQLLSGIDFEGSLVGLAGIGVICSEGSCAVNQDHANSAAVLANTVAHEMGHNLGFYHNGGDCKCSKTPCVMGAYAPSTQVKGFSSCVHETYDKKLDKGSIPCVFDYPEKLYGDPKCGNGFLEEGEACDCGTPEECKASGADACCLPKTCKLQSTAQCATGPCCEKCKFKSKGTLCRDKFNKECDLQEYCTGKSNECPKNFYVKDGVSCSGNTAYCFKGTCESLDTQCQTLWGPNAVKAHDVCFKQNAKSANEWGNCGKNNRGEFIPCAEADILCGKMQCAGKSKDHPLPTFPIIGSSRKRNKIVFTYGGGSIVCIMGVTSLGDDLDDPTITPDGTKCADNAICMDQKCVNISSLKHIKSCSVGTCLNGGVCNNNGHCHCPPGYACPTCQFAGPGGSLDSGQGCISGGGNKGDKKEGLEDCGCLTPLVKGMLILFLLVIPLCALIGYLCYRNRVVMHKRYQAYRTKSDRGRSASSKELRHGRPSRDAGIDNTYEAPYVTYSDPNARPQKTAAKPSLKPPQSSPAPPPPRTTPVTSSSSKTENKLQFQPIGGRSPKVARLPPIENNNKFNFSADVTSGKKWPPPPTYKPYK, from the exons ATGTTGCTGATCTGTAGATGTGTATATGCTTTTCTTATTTCATTACAAATTGTTGCAG CTTTAAGTTATGAAGACGAAGTAACCACGTATGAGATTGTAGAACCAATTCATCTTGGATCACTCAGTAGAAATAGGCGAGACCTTTCGACGCGGACTGGTGAAAAA GAAAATCACTTGGACTCGACCAAATTTGAAATCAATGGATTTCACAAACATTTCACGTTACATTTGCACAAAAACAG GTATCTACTACCATCCTCATTTGTGGTGATTAGTCAATTAGATGATGGTACCGATCATATTGAGAAG GGAATTGAACATTGTTATTATCATGGTCACCTTGGCAACCCTGAAGAAACAGCAGTAGCAGTGGACACATGCAATGGTTTAAA GGGAATAATTCAAGATGAAACTGGAGAGGAATATTTCATAGAGCCTCATGTACTTCACAATAAGAATTAT GAGTATCACAATAAACATGTGTTGTATAAAACAAAAGATCTAAAGATTAAAAAACAGGGCATGTGTG GGCATAACCATACTGGTGACGAATACCATAACgaactaaattttttgtttaattccAAAAAGAAATCGCCCCTGTTTTCCGACCATTTCCGG AAAAGGAGAGCTACAGAGaacaaaaaatacattgaaGTTATAGTTGTTCTTGACAAAAGATCG taTAACAAACGTGGAACAGTTCAAGCTACGATAACAAGAGGTGTGGAAGTGATGAATTTCGTCGATCTG GTCTATAAGACAATGAATACTCGCATTGCACTTACTGGTGTTATTGTATGGAACGTCGTTGACAAAATTCATGTAACTGAGAAAGCAGGCGATACGTTAGGAGAGTTTCGTAAATATTCTGTTGATGTCATACACGgaagtttaaatttaaatccGGATAACATTCAATTACTAAG TGGCATTGATTTTGAAGGATCTTTAGTTGGATTGGCTGGTATAGGTGTGATATGCTCAGAAGGATCTTGTGCTGTCAATCAG GATCACGCAAACTCTGCGGCAGTTTTAGCTAACACGGTCGCTCATGAGATGGGTCATAATTTGGGATTTTACCATAATG GAGGTGATTGTAAATGTTCAAAGACTCCCTGTGTAATGGGTGCATATGCTCC GTCAACACAAGTAAAAGGCTTTTCATCCTGCGTTCATGAAACGTACGACAAAAAATTGGATAAAGGCAGTATACCATGTGTATTTGATTATCCTGAAAAG TTGTATGGTGACCCAAAATGTGGAAATGGTTTTCTCGAGGAAGGGGAAGCATGTGATTGTGGAACACCTGAG GAATGTAAGGCATCTGGAGCAGATGCATGCTGTTTACCAAAAACTTGTAAATTACAAAGTACAGCACAATGTGCAACTGGACCCTGTTGTGAAAAATGCAAG TTTAAAAGTAAAGGAACACTTTGTCGGGATAAATTTAACAAAGAATGCGATTTACAAGAATATTGCACAGGGAAATCTAATGAG TGtccaaaaaatttttatgtaaaagATGGTGTTTCTTGCAGCGGCAATACG gCGTATTGCTTCAAAGGTACATGTGAAAGTCTTGATACACAGTGTCAAACGTTGTGGGGACCAA ATGCTGTGAAAGCTCACGATGTTTGTTTCAAACAAAATGCTAAATCTGCGAATGAGTGGGGaaattgtggaaaaaataaCCGTGGTGAATTTATACCATGTGCAGAAGC GGATATATTATGTGGTAAAATGCAATGTGCTGGAAAGTCGAAGGATCACCCATTACCTACGTTCCCAATTATCGGAAGTAGTCGCAAgcgaaataaaattgttttcaccTACGGTGGAGGGTCCATTGTGTGCAT aatGGGCGTGACATCATTAGGAGATGATTTGGATGATCCAACTATCACACCTGATGGAACAAAATGTGCAGACAATGCT atttgcaTGGACCAGAAATGTGTAAATATATCGTCTCTCAAACATATTAAAAGCTGTAGTGTGGGTACTTGTCTAAATGGTGGA GTTTGTAACAATAACGGTCACTGCCATTGTCCCCCTGGATATGCGTGCCCTACGTGTCAATTTGCTGGTCCTGGTGGAAGTTTAGATTCTGGTCAAGGTTGTATATCAGGAGGCGGTAATAAGGGCGATAAGAAGGAAGGACTTGAGGATTGTG GCTGTCTCACACCGCTTGTAAAGGGAATGTTAATATTATTCTTGTTGGTCATTCCCCTGTGTGCATTAATTGGTTACCTGTGCTATCGCAACCGTGTTGTTATGCACAAACGATATCAAGCCTACCGTACCAAATCTGATCGCGGTAGAAG CGCATCATCAAAAGAGCTTAGACATGGTCGACCATCACGTGATGCTGGCATCGATAATACATATGAAGCGCCATACGTGACCTATTCTGACCCTAATGCGCGTCCTCAAAAGACAGCGGCCAAGCCCTCGCTAAAACCACCGCAGTCTTCTCCGGCTCCACCTCCTCCCAGAACAACACCAGTAACCTCATCATCAAGTAAAACAGAGAACAAACTACAATTCCAGCCTATAGGAGGAAGAAGTCCAAAGGTTGCCAGGCTACCACCTattgaaaataacaacaaatttaatttCTCTGCTGATGTAACCAGTGGAAAGAAATGGCCTCCTCCACCAACCTATAAGCCATACAAGTAG